Proteins encoded in a region of the Mercenaria mercenaria strain notata chromosome 1, MADL_Memer_1, whole genome shotgun sequence genome:
- the LOC123536148 gene encoding putative nuclease HARBI1, producing MADFVRRLERLRRRQRVERVIPDRINPLEVLSRSEIRQRYRFHPESIVFLLGMIFNALESPTFRSSPLPPMISLLVTLQFFASGAHYLVIGDIHGVSKSSVSRAVRRTTAAICSLRDRYIKFPRNDAARAIHKEFYNIARFPKVIGIIDGTQIKIKGPKENETDFVNRKGYHSINVQMVCDARFRITNVVAKWPGSVHDSRIFRESELCRKFENGEINGLLLGDSGYPCRPYLMTPYLNTQTAAQERYNIALTKTRVLIEQTFGVLKRRFPCLSYGLRTETTSAPQVTVACVVLHNFGMDRGDILERMVDEPFEPPEAEVDINQAGARCRDVFAATHFA from the exons ATGGCCGACTTTGTAAGACGCCTCGAGAGATTGCGCCGTAGACAGCGAGTAGAAAGGGTTATACCCGATCGTATAAACCCTCTTGAGGTTTTATCACGCTCCGAGATTAGGCAACGCTACAGATTCCATCCGGAATCTATTGTTTTTCTATTGGGAATGATTTTCAACGCGTTGGAGAGCCCGACTTTTCGTTCGTCTCCCCTTCCGCCCATGATATCTCTCCTGGTTACGCTCCAGTTTTTTGCCAGTGGAGCCCATTATCTTGTTATTGGAGACATTCACGGTGTCTCCAAGTCTTCGGTGTCTCGGGCTGTTCGGAGAACCACAGCAGCAATTTGTTCACTAAGAGACAGATACATCAAATTCCCGAGGAACGACGCTGCAAGAGCAATCCACAAAGAATTTTACAACATAGCAA GGTTTCCAAAGGTTATTGGCATCATTGATGGTACACAAATTAAGATAAAGGgtccaaaagaaaatgaaactgactttgtGAACCGTAAAGGTTATCATTCAATTAATGTACAG ATGGTTTGTGATGCTAGATTCAGAATTACTAACGTGGTGGCAAAGTGGCCTGGAAGTGTTCACGACAGCCGTATTTTTAGGGAATCTGAACTGTGCAGGAAATTTGAGAATG GGGAGATAAACGGGCTTCTACTTGGCGACTCAGGGTATCCATGTCGACCATACCTGATGACGCCTTACCTAAACACACAAACAGCCGCTCAAGAGAG ATACAATATAGCATTAACAAAAACAAGAGTGCTTATTGAACAGACTTTTGGTGTGTTGAAAAGAAGGTTCCCTTGCCTATCATATGGCCTCAGAACGGAAACTACGAGTGCGCCTCAAGTTACTGTGGCTTGTGTTGTGTTACATAACTTTGGGATGGATAGAGGAGATATTTTAGAAAGAATGGTAGACGAGCCTTTTGAGCCGCCCGAAGCTGAAGTAGACATAAACCAGGCTGGGGCCCGTTGTAGGGATGTATTTGCAGCAACACATTTTGCTTAA